The Thunnus maccoyii chromosome 24, fThuMac1.1, whole genome shotgun sequence DNA window AACCAAACCCTACAAGAAGAAGTGACACAGCTGCCAAGATCCCCACAGATAAGAGATCATCAGTCAAACCGGGCGGAGCACGGTGATCCCGTCCGTTCTCCTGTCACCTACCGGCTCAAAACCTACCAGCTCAGGAAGCCAGCTGTTAGCGCTGACAAACAGAAACCTCTCCGGCCTCTTTCAGAGCAAACTTTTCAAAACCAGCAGAGATCGGAGGCAAGAGAGCTGACCCCAGAGCTGCTGGAGCTGAGGGGAACAGACCAAGTTCAAAAGTTGATTCAAGGCCCAAATCTGAACCCAACAGTCAAGCAGAAATCAAAGGTActtaaaaaaacttttcatcTTAATGATTTACATGCAGCCTTTTTGATCTATGAGCCCTATAAGTTCAGTGTGAATcaatttaaattgtattttaggTGCTGGTGAAGTTTGAGCAGAGGGTGCCTGTATCAGCTGACAGCGTGGCAGTGCGCTGTGGTGAAGGAGAGGTCACCATAGAGGTCAAACAGAACTTCTTAGGTAATGGCTGCCGGAATTGATCAGTTGTGAGGTTTTCTTTGCTGGGAGAAGGGCGGAGGAGGCTGCTGTGGCCATTTCACATGCCTTTTCCTCTGTTCCCTTGATGTCTGAAAAACAAAGGGTCAGGCCCGAATTGGAAAATTGAATGGAACAGTGAAGATGGGACACTCAGTGCTGATTACTGCAAATGGCACAGACTATGGACTCGGCGATCAATATTATGTTTCCTCTTATTTCTTCACTCCGAGAAGGGGGGCATTCTGCTTGCTCAAATGTTGTCTTCACAGCGACGCATTAAGAAACCTTTTTATTTGTCCTGTGGCTGAACCTGCACTTGCTGTGAGTGTTATTGACTGGACCAGGAAAAGAAATGGCCTCAGGTAATGGTCTTGATTTAAGCTGCGCCTTTTCCCTCTTTGTTCTTAGGAAACGGTCAGTTGATCCATCCAAGAGATCTGACCTTAGGAGGCTGCGCCGCACTAGACACCGCTGACCACATCCTGCAGTTCCAGACGGTGCTACAGGGCTGTGGCAGCACAATGAGGGTGTGTggctttctgtttcttttactgCCCAtctttttcttgtgtatttgaaGTCGCTGTAACGTTTTTGTGCTCTCTTTTTAGATGACAGAGCAGGCCCTCAtctacagcttctctctgatgTACTCTCCAACACCCATCGGCAACACCTTCATTTTTAAGACCAACCCTGCTGAGGTGGTAATTCAATGCCACTATCAAAGGTAAAGCCTCATTATTTGGCATTATCCCCCCTCTTTTCCTGCCAAGTCCAAATCTAGCCCTGCTATTAGCGCAGATTATTGTCATGTTTACCTCCTGTCTACCTGTTTTATGTTATCCTCTCTCTACTCATGTCTTTCCATGTGAGTGAGTTAATATGCCTGGATTTAAAAACCACCTCCATGAAACCACTCTCTAGTGAAATGCCCGTCCGTCCTGTAATTGTCCTCACAGGAGGCATTATGTGAGCAGCACCGCCATGAAGCCTAACTGGAAGCCGTTCGAAGCCACAGTCTTAGCAGAGCGGCAGCTGCACTTCTCCCTGCGTCTCATGACAGGTGGGGACAcgtcaaaaaaacaacaaactttgAGCtgatgtggagaaaaaaaaaatgcaaagaaaaaccCTTTGATTTGCAGCAGGCAGTTTGGATAATTTCCCCGGCGACGGGTGTAATTGCAATCACTCAAGGCCTTGCAGACTTTGCTGTGACTGTTTAAAGATGCTGAGCGGTGACTTGATAAACAGGAGTGAAACTTTTGATGCATGGTGATGAGCTGAAATTACATGCCTTGTAGGCTACGGCTGACCCGACAGGGTCACTTCTACATGAAGTGATCAATAAACAGCTGATTATGCTTTCTGGTTCATTCCAAACTATACGCTGTGGATAGCAACTATGCCAAATTGCTGTTCATCTTTAAAGGTTACAGAACTTCACCCCACTCTTGTGATTGACTTATTGCAAGATTTGCATGGACTGTATGAAGTTAGGAAGGAAATCAGAGAAGTTGTAAACTAGTTTTAGCAGCCACAGACCCTCATCTGTGTTTCTTATCCAGGTTAATGACGATGCTACATCTGTAATTCATTTATTGACTTCTTTAAAGTACGTTTGCCTCATTGTTACAGTACCTATATCCtattctctgctgctgcacagaccAAATCTTCCCCATGGGCATCATTTAAGTTTCATCTAATCAGACTGATGGCCCCAGCATTACTtttccattttatattttttttctcctctatttAATTAGAGGACTGGCAGTCACAGCGGCTCTCCAGTGTTTACTTCCTGAGTGACGTGATGCACATCGAGGCGTCGGTTCTTCAGGGTCACCATGTTCCAATGAGGGTCTATGTGGACAGCTGCGTGGCCACCGCGAGCCCCAACCCCAATTCTCAACCCAGATACCCCTTCATCAAAAATTATGGGCGAGTATATTTGAATGGGCCACAAACAGACACTAAATGTAACAGTCCAGTCAGCTGGTCATGATAATTAAGATTTATGTTGTCTGCTGTATATACACTTGCATATCATACACTGTACCTATTAAGTGCATTTATTGTCCTGTGAACAGTTGGACTGAGTTTCTGTATTTATGAATATGAATCATGTGCCTGCATTTTGCCATATAAGGTGTTTAACTGATGCTAAGCTGACGGGAGCCAAGTCTTACTTCATGCAGAGAAGCCAGGAGGATAAACTTCATTTCCAGCTGAAAGCCTTCAGGTTCCACCAAGATCACAGGAATTCAGTAAGTACAGCTAGTGCGAGATGTGTTTAGACAGATTAAAACTACAGATCATGTATCACGACTATCATGTAGTCAGACATTTGACTTTTCTACATTTTGTTCTATTTTCTATTAATGTAGTCTGGTCACTGCAGGGAGGTGTGTTTTGATGGGACAAACTTGTGGTAGCTGAGGTGTTAGTTTAACCTTTTTCTTTCTGGACTTGTGTTTGTCTCTCGAGTGTTATATTGGCACCTACTATATACATTGGTAAGTGTTGTTTGAAGCCCCTAATGTTCTCGGAGGCACCGCTGTGTTTAGGGCAGTTTCTGAGATGCTTAGCTCAAATACTTTCCAGCTGAGGACATGACTGCGCTCTTAGGTAATATTAAACTGAGTAATCTACAATATAGGTTGAAGACGCCAGAATGGATCTGGgccatgtacagtatatgagcCACTCAGAATAAATTTGATGCATCAGTACAATCAGGTCATAGGAGGAATTTCTGCACTGAATCAATCTAAAGTTTGAAAAACTGGATCATTGGGCCAAAATAGGAATTCTTCCAAAAGCAACAAACCACTGTCAAATCCATCAGGgccttttaaaaactgtttgagAATTTGGTCTGAGACCAAGATATTGTCATATGGAGAAactatatatgtgtatatatagatGGTAACATCAGACCCAAAAATAAGGGGGAAAACATATATATCATGCactgttactgtatattttgcaGCAGATCATGGAGACTGAACTATGTTGACATTAAATAAGACTTTCTTACATTCCCTCTAATTTTGATACACAATTTTCATCTAACTGGGCGTGTTCTAAAAGACACCAATGTTAAAACTACTTAACATCTCTAGATTTGGCGCTTTAACACCAAAAACAGTCAGGATTGGATCTGGTGTACATGGTTTCACCAAGATTTCAGATAGATCAAAAGATTTTAAAGTAGTAATTTCCAATGTTTGGGTAAttccaacaaaaaaaagagaaaacaaagccAATGTCTACTGATGAGAACATCTTGGAAAGTTTTAAGTTATGGAGATGCAGTCTGTGTAATATTTCTGGTACATCAATgtcttttcatgtctttttaacTCCCTCACAGCTCTACATCACATGTCACCTGAAAGCAACAACCGTCTCTGTTCCCATCGACTCGCAACACAAAGTCTGTTCATTCTTGACTGAAGCCAACAGGTTAGTTCTCACAAAGATAATCTATGAAATGTAACTAATGCAGCTGAATGTTTGCTCAATTACTTTAATTTGGCAggttttctgtcatgtttaaaTGCAGGTGTTCACCCGTAATACTGTAACAATCGCATTGCTGTGACTCTGATGCGTTGAAAAGCTTTACTCAGTCTCtaacagaagacatttttggCTCTGGACAGATGGGTGGCATCAGGTGGAGACAATGAAGTGTGTAGCTGCTGTGAGACCAGCTGCAGcaagcagagacagaaaagaagccTTGCAGCAGATACTGGTACATTTTACAGAAGCTAACCCCAGTGGGGGAAATTTTGACACCATCTCCAGTGCAATCATGAACAAAGCACTTAGATAtacaatattttctctctttttttgggTGCAATCACCCACAAAAAGATACTACAAAAACATATGTTTATGCTCATTTTTTTTTGATGTTCAGAAGGCCATGTCTAACTGGTGGGATGCTGTCTGAATGGTCCTGAGGTAGCAAACTTGATGTTTCTAGTAACATGTAAAATCAGCTGCTGACTAACAGACAAGCAGAAATTCCACCCATGTTTAGATGAGCTCACTTGCTTTAATTTAGCATACATGCTGTTTATGCGTCTTTGGAGGATTGATTTTGAGCTAATCCCTTTTAATTGTCTGACTAACCAATCAGTCGTGTTGTGAATAGTTGAATCAGCGCACTAAATGCActaagtagtttttttttttttttttttctccccctctcatGCTCCCTATATCGGGGTAGAAGGTCTTTCTCCAGGTCTGCAGTGGGAGGGAACAGCTGCTCTGGGGCCCATCCTCCTGGAGGAGAACATTGTGCGAAATGAGCTGACGGAGCTGTCCGAGTTTCCTCCAGAGTCATCCTCTCTGCTCCACAAACTTGAAGTGATTCAAGGAGGTATGAAGCCActaaacatatatataacataacTGCAAAATGCATACATATTCACTTTTTCCAGTGATTTCTATGCTGTGCTTACCTTTCTGCTCTCTAATGCTAAAAGCTGCAAGTAATGGATAAGatgatgtttattttctgctcttttaaTCCTCTTTCCTCAGCCTCCTGTCCGTCGATAGCCCTGCTGTGTGGAGTGGGAGCAGCGCTGGCTGTGGTGTTGCTTTTTTTCATGGGTACGGCCATTTGCAGCAGACTACGCAAACCAGCTGGATACTCTGTTTGCACCTGATTTAggacaataaaacatttataaccAAGccttatttttccttttttcattttcttttgagCAGAACTAGCTAAGAACAtaagagtgaaagaaagaagcaaGCAGGGGAGAACTGTGACCATAAGGGCCTTTTCACACTTGAAAGTCTTAACCAAGATCCATGTTTGTTACATTGTATCCATTTGATCTagttagttttggtttcacattgcAATTATGCAAGCGCACTAAAGAACCTTACATGACATACCTGAGTCCTGTTGCCATCACCTACGTGGGCTGCGTCCCCCTATACTTGACATTGATTGGTTTGTAGACGGGCGTGTGTCTGATGTAGGCATGTTGTCAGTTTGGCGGGTAGCCTTCTATCGCCGTTtaaattaatggagaaaaatgaatgagcaGATTAATTTCATTGccactatattatactatactgtgTATATACTACATTTTCTTTATCTTCAGGTGGCATTGCTCTTCCGCCCTCtcatatcctctctctctctctcatctgaaAATACTTGACTTTCTATAATGTCGTTGGACCATATTTCAATTAAAGACTTGGTCTTCTCTTCTCCCTACGTGCTACtgtggctcttttttttcttttttctttttccatgaCGATAGCCTGCTGGAACTTCCTGTAATTGGTCCGATTACAGGAAGTTCCAAACCATTCTGAACCATCCAAAAAATGTTATCACACTAGAAACAAACCCAACTGTGGTTCAAATAATCTGTCAAATGATCATGATTATGACAcatgaaacaacaaacacaacttgTGATTCAAAAAAATGTACTGCTTGAATGAATTTACTTACCACGATCGAAAACAGCTTTTCAGGTCAAACTCAGCGAAAGTATCATGTATCCTCATAATTTTTCGTGGTTCTGGTAAGTGTTGCATGCTGTATGTACTGACACAGTTATCAGACTCATACACTGTGGCCTTCAAGAAAATCGCTGTGTTACTTTCGTCCTGTGTTACTTTCAACCCGGTTCTCCCCCACAAATTCTGCGGACACTGGCTTTGCTCATCAGGATGTAGCTCAACTAATGACAGTATTTCTGCCTccgaaaaacatatttcactgcAGAAGATACCTGCTCAGTATCTTTACAGTTTGATTCTCAGGTACCTGCACTGTATACAACATTTAGTGGCTCGCCGTGGTTAAAAGGGGTTAAGCTGTGGTGTCCAGCCTTGCAGAAAATGACCTGGCCATAAAATATATGCTGTGTACACAATGAGCTAATCTATATTGCTCTATCAATCAGAATGTTTTGGCGGTGGACAGGgatttatgttgttgttgaggCATGAAGagataaatatacaatatatacaagTATATATATGCAAGTACCATACAGGCAAATGTAGAGGGAATAAAATGACCCAAAGTGCTGGCCTCTATGCTGAATTCATGCATGGATGATTTGTATGGTTAATTCTTAGAGAGCTTGCAGCTCGTCCAGCCATTGTCCTGATTTCAGGGAGATAATTCAATACACACCATTACTGTAGAGTTGTAATTCACTTGAGCTGCATGAGATTTTTCCATCTTTATACTAATCCACatctaaaacaaagaaaaacccTCAAAAGAATGAAATGGAAAAGCAGTGCAGATGGCTCCATACTGTGaggtaaaacataaaataccatCCCAGTAACAATAGTCATATTTTAGCTTCGGGCCATTTTCGGCTTTTCCCTTTAATTCACCCCCTCCAGCTTTCTGCCAGTGGTGGAGTAGGCCTATTCGTGAAATGGGGCTCATCATGAACTGTTGCTCACAAGCCCAGGAAGACGAATAGACATAATTAAAAAGCCCATAAAGGCGAGAGCAGGGGcttttattacagtaatatgTGAAGGCCTTGGTTTAATGGGGTGTTTGTTCCTGTGTGCAGGGCTGACGGCTGTGCTAGTTTACTGCCACAGCAATGCTGACCCCCCTCCCATCTCCCAACACACCAGAGGCTAATAAAAAGCCATACCTTATGATGCACCAGCAGGACGCATGACAGCAACAAGCGTGCACACTCAGAGGCGCGGTGATAGACACAAGCATCTCCCTAAAAACGATTATTGAGGATGTTGGGGAAATGTCTTATTGAGATTTTCagataaaggagaaaaaatagaGGAAATCAAAGAGATAAGAACAAGAAATTTTCGGCCACTAGGTGCGGTCCAAATGGTTTTGCTGCCGTCCTCTTTCTGCCACACTCAcggaaaaacacatttgacagTTTAAAGCAGCTACATTTCTGACCACTTTGGGGCAAAATGGGGAACAAGCAATTTATTGCAACATTGACATTTtgtcaccttataaagttgacaTGGCAACTGTGTTAAGAAAAAGTTgtgtatttacacatccagcagacacagagcaatatTAGCactcattttagtcattttagtTAATTCGTCTCACCACTTGATGaatgcaagtccaatattcactctactTTTGGCTCTGTTTATTGTAGCCACcatctcctgagaaaaatatgtcTCTTTAGCAACTAAATGCTCTACTAAGTCCACTAGCTAGtagctaactttgtctgtctgttgtttgatGCTTCACAGGTTGTATACTGTGGCTCTGTGTGTTATGAGTCCATGAGagccaaaacattaaagttgcaggccataaaaccaaaacacagagctgaaagaCTCCTAAGGGGAGCTGTAGAGCTGGTGATAATCCTCTGTTTTTACAGTATACACAGAGATTTGATTCATTGTCATCCATATAGACATTTgacccattgttaatataaaaatattgattagtgcaactTTAAAGCTACGTCAGGCAACGTCACATATTGTAAGTCCCAATTTGAagtcaaatatttgaaaagaaggcaccaaaaaacacagaaacacacatcacGAAAGATAATGTCTGTAAATCCCACAACTAGACTGATGCGTGATTTCTTCACACTAAAGGATACCAAGGGGTCACAGGAAGATCATCTCACCAGAGGCCCAGACATCCTATATGTTCTTGCTTAATGTGCACCCAATACGTTCCCTTCAAAATTTCATTGTGGCAAATGGAGCATATCTGTAATGTTTCATTTAGGAGGGGTGAGATGTTTTtctggctgctgtgtgtgtgtgtgtgtgtgtgtgt harbors:
- the LOC121892119 gene encoding zona pellucida sperm-binding protein 3-like isoform X2, which encodes MGFREAVLLGFVLLFSGGNLCAASQNFSINETLNQTLQEEVTQLPRSPQIRDHQSNRAEHGDPVRSPVTYRLKTYQLRKPAVSADKQKPLRPLSEQTFQNQQRSEARELTPELLELRGTDQVQKLIQGPNLNPTVKQKSKVLVKFEQRVPVSADSVAVRCGEGEVTIEVKQNFLGNGQLIHPRDLTLGGCAALDTADHILQFQTVLQGCGSTMRMTEQALIYSFSLMYSPTPIGNTFIFKTNPAEVVIQCHYQRRHYVSSTAMKPNWKPFEATVLAERQLHFSLRLMTEDWQSQRLSSVYFLSDVMHIEASVLQGHHVPMRVYVDSCVATASPNPNSQPRYPFIKNYGCLTDAKLTGAKSYFMQRSQEDKLHFQLKAFRFHQDHRNSLYITCHLKATTVSVPIDSQHKVCSFLTEANRWVASGGDNEVCSCCETSCSKQRQKRSLAADTGLSPGLQWEGTAALGPILLEENIVRNELTELSEFPPESSSLLHKLEVIQGASCPSIALLCGVGAALAVVLLFFMGTAICSRLRKPAGYSVCT
- the LOC121892119 gene encoding zona pellucida sperm-binding protein 3-like isoform X1 produces the protein MGFREAVLLGFVLLFSGGNLCAASQNFSINETLNQTLQEEVTQLPRSPQIRDHQSNRAEHGDPVRSPVTYRLKTYQLRKPAVSADKQKPLRPLSEQTFQNQQRSEARELTPELLELRGTDQVQKLIQGPNLNPTVKQKSKVLVKFEQRVPVSADSVAVRCGEGEVTIEVKQNFLGNGQLIHPRDLTLGGCAALDTADHILQFQTVLQGCGSTMRMTEQALIYSFSLMYSPTPIGNTFIFKTNPAEVVIQCHYQRRHYVSSTAMKPNWKPFEATVLAERQLHFSLRLMTEDWQSQRLSSVYFLSDVMHIEASVLQGHHVPMRVYVDSCVATASPNPNSQPRYPFIKNYGCLTDAKLTGAKSYFMQRSQEDKLHFQLKAFRFHQDHRNSLYITCHLKATTVSVPIDSQHKVCSFLTEANRWVASGGDNEVCSCCETSCSKQRQKRSLAADTEGLSPGLQWEGTAALGPILLEENIVRNELTELSEFPPESSSLLHKLEVIQGASCPSIALLCGVGAALAVVLLFFMGTAICSRLRKPAGYSVCT